TACTGGCATCGGAAGTAAATGATATTGATTCTCATTCTAGATCAGAAAGGCTGAACACCATGCCAGAATGTATTTCACTTCTTCGTACGCCACTAGGTCAGACTGTGCGTTTGCAATCCCTTGACCCTCTTCATCCCTCATTGCGCCGCCGCTTGACAGACATGGGCATCAACGAAGGTTCCATCATACGCTTAAAAAAAATCAGTTTATTGGGCGGCCCGATCGTCATTGAATGCAACGGCCAACTGGTCGGCCTCCGTCAAAATCAAGTGAAACAACTGGAGGTCGTTCCGACATGGACATGATCGCTCTATTTGGCAATCCCAATACAGGAAAAACCTCATTATTCAACAAGCTGACTCGTACGTATGCAGAAGTAGGGAACTGGTCCGGCGTCACCGTGGAAAAGAAAACAGGGCTCCTGCGTGACAAGTCTGCCGTATTGGTGGATTTGCCAGGTGCCTACTCTTTACTCCCTCTTTCGCTGGATGAAGGTGTCGCAACCCGATATTTGCTGGAAGAGCCGCCTGCGGCCCTGATCAATATCGTGGATGCCTCCCAGCTCCAGCGTAATCTCTATCTGACCGTACAACTACTGGAATATGGCCGTCCCCTTGTACTTGGCTTAAACATGACTGACGTAGCTGATGCCACGGGTCTTCGCGTAAACAAGGAATTGTTGGCTGAACAATTGAACGTTCCCATCATTCCTATGGTGGCGCGCACAGGTAGTGGAAGTAAGCAAATGCTCGCATCTCTTCGAGAAGTAAGACATGCATCCAATACTTTTCAACTGGATTACGGCCCTGCCGTCGAAGCGGCTATTCATGATATTTGCAACTTACTGCCGGATGCATCTGTACCGCAACTCCGGTGGGCCGCACTGCAATGTCTGGAAAACAATCCTGTCGTCATGGAATGGATGACAGATGAGGTGCAGCGTGAACAAGTAACTGCGCGTATTCGCCATTGCGAAGAAGACCTGCTCAGTGAAGGCTGTGCCATCACGCCTGCTCAGCATATTCGTTCTGTACGAACAGCATGGATTGCTGATCTGTGTACCAAGGCACTCGACACCTCCAAGCTCAAGCCGCACAGCCTAACGGATAGGCTAGATGCACTATTAACTCACCGGTATCTGGGGATTCCGATCTTTTTGCTGCTGATGTACGCTACCTTCAAGTTCACCTTCGATTGGGCGGGTACGATCCTTTCAGATATGCTGGATGGATTTTTTTCAGGTGCACTCAGCAGTTGGATTTCTGAATTACTCGTTCACTTGAACGCGTCTGCCTTTACGCAAAGTCTAGTCGTGGACGGCATCGTGGCTGGAGTCGGGGGTGTGCTTGTTTTTCTGCCTCAAATTGCTATTTTATTTCTGATTATCTCGGTGATCGAAGACTCCGGGTATATGGCACGGGTCACGATACTCATGGATCGTCTGATGCAAGCCGTGGGCTTGAACGGGAAAAGCTTCATTCCCTTCATCATCGGATTTGGCTGCAATGTCCCTGCGATTATGGCAGCACGCACCATTGAACAGCCCAGAGAGCGTCTCATTACCACGTTGCTGGTGCCCTTTATGTCGTGTTCGGCCCGCCTGCCGGTATATGCGTTGTTTGCGGGTGTGTTTTTCCCAACACATGCGGCAAGCATCATCATGCTGATGTATGTGTTAGGAATCGTCGTTTCACTTATACTTGCCAAAATTTTTTCCAAAGTATCCATTTTGTCGGGTGAGCCCTCCCTCTTCATCGTGGAACTTCCTCCCTATCGAGTGCCGCAGGCTCTTACACTATTCCGCAGCACATGGGAGAAGGTTAAAGGCTTCGTCCGTAAAGCCGGAACCATTATTCTTGCAGGTTCCGTTGGCATCTGGCTCTTGTCCAATTTCGGTCCGCAGGGCTTCGGGGTAGAAATGGATGACAGCCTGCTTGCCACCGTTGGAGGTTGGTTCGCTCCATTACTAGCCCCTCTCGGTTTTGGCACCTGGCAAGCAGGGGCTTCCCTGCTCACAGGCTTTATGGCCAAGGAAGTTGTCGTATCAACGATGAATATTATTTACCACGTTCCTGATATGCAGGGACTTGAACTACAAGTCAGACATGCCTTTACACCGCTTGCCTCTCTTAGCTTTATGGTGTTCATTCTGTTGTATGTTCCGTGTCTGGCTACGGTAGCGGTCATTCGTAAAGAAACCCTTTCGTGGCGTTGGACCGCATTTTCTGTGATCTATCCTTTGGCCGTTGCATATATCATTGCCGTCTTGATCTATCAATGCGGCAGATTATTAGGTTGGGGTTAAAGTCAGGCCCTATAGTAAATAAAAGGAAGTGAATTCCATGATCAATATCATCATTTTATTGGCGATCCTCGGTTATAGTGCGTGGGTGCTGGTACGATTTTTGCGAAAAAGCCGTCAAGGCGCCTGTGCGGGGTGTTCGTCGAGCAAGTCATGTCCGGGTTGTGCAGCCAGCTCTATGCATGAAGATTATGCGAAAATCAAGAAAAGTATTTAATTCCAAC
The Paenibacillus peoriae DNA segment above includes these coding regions:
- a CDS encoding FeoA family protein; the encoded protein is MGQLKRQVATHILGDITDGSKGQTCRSQRILSQQSKYPHDMVLASEVNDIDSHSRSERLNTMPECISLLRTPLGQTVRLQSLDPLHPSLRRRLTDMGINEGSIIRLKKISLLGGPIVIECNGQLVGLRQNQVKQLEVVPTWT
- the feoB gene encoding ferrous iron transport protein B is translated as MDMIALFGNPNTGKTSLFNKLTRTYAEVGNWSGVTVEKKTGLLRDKSAVLVDLPGAYSLLPLSLDEGVATRYLLEEPPAALINIVDASQLQRNLYLTVQLLEYGRPLVLGLNMTDVADATGLRVNKELLAEQLNVPIIPMVARTGSGSKQMLASLREVRHASNTFQLDYGPAVEAAIHDICNLLPDASVPQLRWAALQCLENNPVVMEWMTDEVQREQVTARIRHCEEDLLSEGCAITPAQHIRSVRTAWIADLCTKALDTSKLKPHSLTDRLDALLTHRYLGIPIFLLLMYATFKFTFDWAGTILSDMLDGFFSGALSSWISELLVHLNASAFTQSLVVDGIVAGVGGVLVFLPQIAILFLIISVIEDSGYMARVTILMDRLMQAVGLNGKSFIPFIIGFGCNVPAIMAARTIEQPRERLITTLLVPFMSCSARLPVYALFAGVFFPTHAASIIMLMYVLGIVVSLILAKIFSKVSILSGEPSLFIVELPPYRVPQALTLFRSTWEKVKGFVRKAGTIILAGSVGIWLLSNFGPQGFGVEMDDSLLATVGGWFAPLLAPLGFGTWQAGASLLTGFMAKEVVVSTMNIIYHVPDMQGLELQVRHAFTPLASLSFMVFILLYVPCLATVAVIRKETLSWRWTAFSVIYPLAVAYIIAVLIYQCGRLLGWG
- a CDS encoding FeoB-associated Cys-rich membrane protein, whose product is MINIIILLAILGYSAWVLVRFLRKSRQGACAGCSSSKSCPGCAASSMHEDYAKIKKSI